From the genome of Gracilibacillus salitolerans, one region includes:
- a CDS encoding extracellular solute-binding protein gives MKKHLELWGLVTCLIGCFLIGCNPEESDNEELDTTNTQVETVYQHKGLNRYEEPIVLKIIGEISDNVRGLEDQFPGETLRDNRWTKLYNDMLGIEIQYEWIVESPFYYQRLANEIASGNLPDVVKVDAVQMRQLANAGLIQDLTTVFESYATPFTKYVMSQESIDPFEAARMDEKLMGIPEVISDLDTMQYIWIRTDWLENLDLDPPNTMEDLLVISKAFTHNDPDQNGEDDTYGLAVTNYLWNNIGGLTGFMAGFQAYPTTWLETKDGQLVYGGIQPEVKEALSVLQDMYHDGQIDSEFMFKDGNKIKEQVKNGEIGMLFGEQWASFFVEDSLNANLKADWQAFPIVSATGEPPKMPISHQVDYFWVVRADFEYPEALVKLINLHLEKNWGETADYEYYYSTPYPVWQFSPVTPYPVLKNLEAYRDLEYARQTGNNSNLYGEAKAIHERIEAYLNEGEKTGWGWYKTYSSDGAYSILDKFLKNDQILFDKFISPPTETMIEMDTILMNRQLDYYQNIILGNPTSEFDRFVNDWKEVGGNIMTEEINNIYRND, from the coding sequence ATGAAAAAGCATTTAGAGTTATGGGGTTTGGTTACATGTTTAATAGGTTGTTTTTTAATAGGTTGTAATCCGGAAGAATCAGATAATGAAGAATTAGATACCACTAATACTCAGGTAGAAACTGTTTATCAACATAAGGGTTTAAACCGTTACGAAGAACCAATTGTTCTAAAAATAATCGGTGAGATAAGTGATAATGTTAGGGGGCTAGAAGATCAGTTTCCAGGCGAAACATTAAGAGATAATCGTTGGACAAAGCTTTATAACGACATGCTAGGTATTGAAATACAATACGAATGGATTGTAGAAAGCCCTTTTTACTATCAAAGGTTAGCAAATGAGATTGCTTCTGGTAATTTACCGGATGTAGTGAAGGTTGATGCAGTACAAATGAGACAATTAGCGAATGCAGGATTAATACAAGATTTGACGACTGTTTTTGAATCATATGCTACACCTTTCACCAAATATGTTATGAGCCAAGAAAGTATAGATCCGTTTGAAGCAGCTAGGATGGATGAAAAATTAATGGGGATCCCAGAAGTTATATCTGACCTTGATACAATGCAGTATATTTGGATTCGTACAGATTGGTTAGAAAATCTAGATTTAGATCCACCGAACACAATGGAGGATTTATTAGTTATTTCGAAAGCGTTTACACATAATGACCCAGACCAAAATGGAGAAGATGATACGTATGGTTTAGCCGTTACTAATTATTTATGGAATAACATTGGTGGTTTAACTGGTTTTATGGCAGGCTTCCAAGCATATCCCACAACTTGGTTAGAAACGAAAGATGGCCAATTAGTATACGGGGGGATACAGCCCGAAGTAAAAGAAGCTTTAAGTGTACTACAAGATATGTATCATGACGGTCAGATTGATAGTGAATTTATGTTTAAGGACGGTAATAAAATTAAAGAACAAGTGAAAAATGGTGAAATTGGAATGCTATTCGGAGAGCAATGGGCCTCTTTCTTTGTAGAGGATAGTCTAAATGCAAATCTAAAAGCAGATTGGCAAGCCTTTCCGATTGTATCAGCAACAGGTGAGCCGCCTAAAATGCCAATTAGTCACCAAGTAGATTATTTCTGGGTAGTTCGAGCAGACTTTGAATATCCCGAAGCTCTTGTGAAATTGATTAATTTGCATTTAGAAAAGAATTGGGGAGAAACTGCTGATTATGAGTATTATTATAGCACCCCTTATCCTGTTTGGCAGTTTTCACCTGTAACACCGTATCCGGTATTGAAAAATTTAGAAGCATATCGAGATTTAGAATATGCAAGACAGACAGGGAATAATAGCAATCTCTATGGGGAAGCAAAAGCTATTCATGAAAGAATAGAAGCCTATCTAAATGAAGGTGAAAAAACTGGCTGGGGTTGGTATAAAACTTATTCTTCAGATGGTGCTTACTCGATTTTGGATAAGTTTTTGAAAAATGATCAAATTTTATTTGACAAATTTATATCACCACCAACTGAAACGATGATTGAAATGGATACTATCTTAATGAACCGCCAATTGGATTATTATCAAAATATAATATTAGGAAATCCGACTAGTGAGTTTGATAGATTTGTGAATGACTGGAAAGAAGTTGGCGGCAATATTATGACAGAAGAAATAAATAACATATACCGAAATGACTAA
- a CDS encoding DUF5696 domain-containing protein codes for MSKVIMRSLLALFLVPILISGCSNTNTADVDEVDLSDMEVTQDQPIKAAFDDRRLKGMIGIAENDYLQLFVDKETASIAVINKQNDEIWYSNPPDRDKDPIVSGINSDILSSQMQLSFYNNFGQSSNMNSYSDSVVYEQFSIEPIEDGAKVRYQFGTNERTAADLPLMLSKERFEELSGQLDGTGQRALMIAYRENAETGIYERNDGALTGMQLERAFQAFEDAGYTEEDLEEDRNELNFTQESENNRVFIAAVEYELEDDSLLVKVPTEEIYYTPDFPIHSISFLRYFGAAGTEETGSIFVPDGSGSLIHFNNGKTNVPSYQQSVYGQDLALLESNDARTNEVIRLPVFGLIKEESAMLAIIEEGAASATIRADVSGRLNSYNFVYPSFTVINKDDVSLQAEDQERSLPRFQEEKMKSDFSVRYVFLSDNDANYSGMARYYQNYLVENDLIRSNQQSEQLDDIPFYVQLVGSVNKQQHFAGVPYQALQPLTTFEQAEHIFEELTARDVNNLKVNYIGWFNKGMNHSVPSKVRVDRAIGGEKGFKNFIDYAEEQGIRVFPETALLQVHNDSGFKSRTEASRTLTNLPASTYPINRALNKRDRSKDPQYSLSPRYVEEYTSQFVEELIPFDTTGVTLRDLADVLNSDFRRNEQIDRIESEEISVHALEMLYEKDLEMMAHGGNLYSLPYLTDVINVPLGHTGFKIQDEAIPFYQMVLRGYVDYASTPFNLSTYLNDQDYILNVLEYGSNINFQWIYESNDELKNTSFDHLYAVNYERWVDQATEIYHEVNEVLRQTKGETIRSHESLEENVYKTTYNNDFYIIVNYGLEPVTIDGYTVEPQSYLTGGEDG; via the coding sequence ATGAGCAAAGTCATAATGAGAAGCCTACTTGCTTTGTTTCTAGTGCCGATCCTAATATCTGGCTGTTCTAATACGAATACGGCTGATGTAGATGAAGTAGATTTATCAGATATGGAAGTGACGCAAGACCAGCCTATAAAGGCAGCTTTTGATGATCGTCGATTAAAAGGGATGATTGGAATTGCTGAGAATGATTATTTACAGCTATTTGTAGATAAAGAGACAGCTAGTATTGCCGTTATCAATAAACAAAATGATGAAATTTGGTACAGTAATCCACCGGATAGAGACAAGGATCCGATTGTATCTGGTATTAATAGTGATATTTTGTCTTCACAAATGCAATTAAGTTTCTATAATAATTTTGGCCAAAGTAGTAATATGAATTCCTATTCGGACAGTGTTGTTTATGAGCAATTTAGCATTGAGCCGATTGAAGATGGAGCTAAAGTTCGTTATCAATTTGGAACAAATGAACGTACAGCGGCTGATTTACCATTGATGTTAAGCAAAGAGAGATTCGAAGAATTATCTGGTCAACTTGATGGAACAGGACAACGAGCATTAATGATTGCCTATCGAGAGAATGCAGAGACTGGAATATATGAAAGAAACGATGGAGCATTAACAGGTATGCAGTTAGAACGTGCTTTTCAAGCTTTTGAAGATGCAGGCTATACCGAGGAAGATCTTGAAGAAGATAGGAATGAATTAAACTTTACTCAAGAAAGTGAAAATAATCGTGTTTTTATTGCCGCTGTTGAATATGAGCTTGAAGATGATAGTTTACTAGTTAAAGTTCCTACAGAGGAGATTTATTATACACCTGACTTTCCGATTCATAGTATCTCATTTTTAAGATACTTTGGGGCGGCTGGGACAGAAGAAACAGGCTCTATCTTCGTTCCTGATGGATCTGGTTCATTAATCCATTTCAACAATGGTAAGACAAATGTACCTTCTTACCAACAGTCGGTTTATGGTCAAGACTTAGCACTACTTGAGTCCAATGATGCGAGAACAAATGAAGTAATTAGACTTCCTGTTTTTGGTTTGATAAAAGAGGAATCAGCGATGCTAGCAATTATTGAGGAAGGTGCAGCAAGTGCAACAATTAGAGCTGATGTAAGTGGCAGACTGAATAGTTATAATTTCGTATATCCTAGCTTTACAGTAATTAATAAGGATGATGTCTCTTTACAGGCAGAGGACCAAGAACGTTCTTTACCTAGATTTCAAGAAGAAAAAATGAAATCGGATTTTTCCGTTAGGTATGTATTTTTAAGCGATAACGATGCTAACTATAGTGGAATGGCGCGTTACTACCAAAATTACTTAGTAGAAAACGATCTAATTAGAAGTAATCAGCAGTCAGAACAATTAGATGATATTCCGTTTTATGTTCAACTCGTAGGAAGTGTTAATAAGCAACAACATTTTGCGGGTGTTCCTTATCAAGCATTACAACCATTAACGACGTTTGAGCAAGCAGAACATATTTTTGAGGAATTGACGGCTCGTGATGTAAACAATTTAAAGGTAAATTATATTGGTTGGTTTAATAAAGGTATGAACCATAGTGTTCCGTCCAAGGTTCGTGTGGATCGAGCTATTGGTGGTGAAAAAGGATTTAAAAACTTTATAGATTATGCTGAGGAACAAGGTATTCGTGTCTTTCCTGAAACGGCATTATTACAAGTTCATAATGATTCAGGTTTTAAGTCTCGAACAGAAGCCTCTCGTACGTTAACAAATTTACCAGCATCAACTTATCCGATTAACCGAGCATTAAATAAAAGAGACCGATCAAAAGATCCGCAATATTCGTTATCACCAAGATATGTGGAAGAATATACAAGCCAGTTTGTAGAAGAACTTATTCCGTTTGATACAACAGGTGTAACGTTAAGAGATTTGGCTGATGTCTTAAATAGTGATTTTAGAAGGAATGAGCAAATAGATCGTATTGAGTCTGAAGAAATATCCGTTCATGCTTTAGAAATGCTCTATGAGAAAGATTTAGAGATGATGGCACATGGCGGTAATTTATATTCATTACCGTATTTAACGGATGTAATCAATGTACCACTTGGTCATACAGGTTTTAAAATTCAAGATGAAGCGATCCCATTCTATCAAATGGTCTTACGTGGCTATGTTGATTATGCTTCAACGCCTTTTAATTTATCGACTTATTTAAATGATCAAGATTATATATTAAACGTACTTGAATACGGGTCCAATATAAACTTTCAATGGATTTATGAATCGAATGATGAATTAAAAAATACGAGCTTTGATCATTTATATGCTGTTAATTATGAACGTTGGGTCGATCAAGCAACAGAAATTTATCATGAAGTTAATGAGGTGCTTAGGCAAACAAAAGGTGAAACGATTCGTTCACATGAAAGCCTAGAAGAAAATGTTTATAAAACTACTTATAATAATGATTTCTACATCATCGTAAATTATGGTCTAGAGCCAGTTACAATCGATGGTTATACGGTTGAACCTCAAAGTTATTTAACGGGAGGTGAAGATGGATGA
- a CDS encoding Yip1 family protein — MEKEMIKNPFQLIVRPFQSFWELKYELNRKENIILSFIILIALIITNILSSQYAGFVVNIYNPNEMNSIMEIVYVVVPLLFWCIANWSLTTLMDGEGKFVEIFIATCFALTPLVIINFPWILLSNFLSHQEAMFYYLSQSFAVIWFIFLIYVGTMTVHQYTPGKTTITIFLIIIAMGFLAFLSLLFFSLIQQISSFLITIYREFVLRY, encoded by the coding sequence ATGGAAAAAGAGATGATAAAAAACCCTTTTCAGTTAATAGTTCGTCCTTTTCAAAGTTTTTGGGAATTAAAATACGAATTAAATCGAAAAGAGAATATAATTCTGTCTTTCATCATTTTAATTGCCTTAATTATTACCAATATATTAAGTAGTCAATACGCTGGCTTTGTCGTTAATATATACAATCCAAATGAAATGAACAGCATCATGGAAATCGTTTATGTAGTTGTTCCACTATTATTCTGGTGTATAGCAAATTGGTCATTAACAACATTGATGGATGGAGAAGGAAAGTTTGTGGAAATTTTTATCGCAACATGCTTTGCGTTAACTCCACTAGTCATTATTAATTTTCCGTGGATACTACTTAGCAATTTTCTATCCCATCAAGAAGCGATGTTCTATTATTTATCACAAAGTTTTGCTGTCATTTGGTTTATCTTTCTAATTTATGTCGGGACGATGACCGTGCACCAGTATACACCAGGAAAGACAACAATAACGATATTTCTAATCATTATAGCCATGGGGTTTCTCGCCTTCTTAAGTTTACTGTTTTTTAGTTTGATACAACAAATAAGTTCATTTCTTATTACAATTTACCGAGAGTTTGTCTTAAGGTACTAA
- a CDS encoding carbohydrate ABC transporter permease, whose translation MTIWNTITFDKIKRWSWSFVRFVLMAGLSFVILYPILQKISTAIKHQSDLYSPIVIWIPENFTLENFISAMSIMNYWETLFNTTILATVTTILTTASCALAGYAFARLRFKGSKILFAGVVMTILVPPTTILIPMYMNLRDFSLGGIIPLLTGDTVNLLDSYWPFILTSITANSLKAGLYIFIFTQFFRGIPKAIEEAAYIDGASVGKTFFRIMLPNAKPAIVTVMLFSFVWQWNDSFYTTTYLTSANVMSTQLSSLPHNLAIYLEGSTSSVDPFYLSMVQDTGILLGMLPLIILYLFVQRHFVESVKQTGIVG comes from the coding sequence ATGACTATATGGAATACTATCACGTTTGACAAGATTAAACGTTGGAGTTGGTCGTTTGTCCGTTTTGTATTAATGGCGGGGTTATCATTTGTGATTCTTTATCCAATTTTACAAAAGATTTCAACAGCAATTAAACATCAGAGTGATTTATATTCACCAATAGTAATTTGGATTCCAGAAAATTTCACTTTAGAAAACTTTATTAGTGCCATGTCGATTATGAATTATTGGGAGACCCTTTTCAATACAACGATTTTGGCGACAGTAACAACGATTTTAACGACAGCATCCTGTGCGCTTGCAGGCTATGCCTTTGCAAGACTTAGATTTAAAGGAAGTAAAATTCTTTTTGCCGGTGTGGTTATGACTATTTTGGTTCCACCAACAACGATATTGATTCCAATGTATATGAACTTAAGGGATTTTAGCTTGGGAGGTATCATTCCTTTATTAACAGGAGATACGGTCAATTTACTCGATTCTTATTGGCCATTTATTTTAACTTCAATTACGGCAAACTCATTAAAAGCCGGTCTGTACATTTTTATATTCACCCAATTTTTTAGAGGTATTCCGAAAGCGATTGAAGAAGCGGCATATATAGATGGTGCAAGTGTGGGAAAAACATTTTTTAGAATAATGTTACCGAATGCAAAACCAGCGATTGTTACAGTTATGTTGTTCTCCTTTGTTTGGCAATGGAACGACAGTTTTTATACAACAACATATTTGACATCAGCAAATGTAATGTCAACGCAGCTTTCATCATTACCTCATAATTTAGCCATATACTTAGAAGGTTCTACTTCCAGTGTTGATCCCTTCTACTTGAGTATGGTGCAAGATACAGGTATTTTATTAGGCATGCTACCTTTAATTATTCTTTATTTATTTGTCCAACGTCATTTTGTTGAAAGTGTTAAACAAACAGGAATTGTTGGTTAA
- a CDS encoding sensor histidine kinase produces MVGGTFQSFRKHLFTRLLTMYHIVILPIIILGIYLYIWSYNYASEEISRHTESQLKVYLENLNRELTWMETQQYNLLQDNELQTVALTWDLMNNVERKESMQYLFDRLMTIKTTSAYIEDIFIHIRSIDRSVSALGHVQNYNADYYTSIYSELMEDTYLINVIDDSLRLIVGNMNRDTDGLPFFFVEIMLDKDKLENSLDSINLYENNGFFLLSNEEDLLWQSSEASEDILIEYLSTMGLNEQENKRMLTIGDEKYQFNQAYDEMRNFTVISYLPEEEVERPLGIFRNWVWLFGLFVIFAIIIYAYSTYRLVHRPLVVLVDAFRRIEKGDLNQPIQHNNEGEFGYLYNRFNKMIGRLKVLIDRNYKQTLMVQKAELKQLQSQINPHFLYNSFFILNSLAQTEDISRLEQFTQMLGEYYKFITRTDENTIDLKNEVKHARMYTDIQNMRFSRRIKVEFQELPEELNQIKVPKLIVQPIIENAYKYSLEDKTEAGLLSVTFTSTENEVEIIIEDNGEKLTKEEIEKLEERIKNPKKAQEITGLINIHRRLVLSFASGSGLYLSQSDLGGLKVKVRLVCKEDYKHVSLTNSR; encoded by the coding sequence ATGGTAGGAGGAACATTTCAATCATTTAGAAAACATTTATTTACCCGCTTATTAACGATGTACCATATTGTTATTCTTCCTATTATTATTTTGGGAATCTATCTTTATATATGGAGCTATAATTATGCAAGCGAAGAAATTTCCCGACATACCGAAAGTCAATTGAAGGTATATTTGGAGAACTTAAATCGAGAGCTGACATGGATGGAAACACAACAATATAATTTATTGCAAGATAATGAGTTACAGACTGTCGCTTTGACATGGGACTTAATGAATAACGTGGAAAGAAAAGAAAGTATGCAATACTTGTTTGATCGTTTAATGACGATTAAAACTACGAGTGCGTATATTGAAGATATTTTCATTCATATCCGTTCAATTGATCGATCTGTTTCTGCTTTAGGGCATGTCCAGAATTATAATGCTGATTATTATACTTCCATTTATTCTGAATTGATGGAAGATACCTATCTTATAAATGTGATTGATGATTCTTTAAGGCTAATTGTTGGCAACATGAACAGAGACACGGATGGGCTGCCTTTCTTCTTTGTTGAGATTATGCTCGATAAAGATAAATTAGAAAATTCACTTGATTCTATAAATTTATATGAGAATAATGGATTTTTCTTACTGTCAAATGAAGAGGATCTGTTGTGGCAATCCTCAGAAGCCTCCGAGGATATACTAATAGAATATTTAAGTACGATGGGTTTAAATGAACAAGAAAATAAACGAATGTTAACAATTGGAGATGAAAAGTACCAATTTAATCAAGCGTATGACGAAATGCGTAACTTCACGGTCATTAGTTATTTGCCTGAAGAAGAGGTGGAGCGGCCATTAGGTATTTTTAGAAATTGGGTTTGGTTATTTGGACTATTCGTTATTTTTGCCATCATTATTTATGCATATAGCACCTATCGACTTGTTCATCGACCTTTAGTTGTCCTAGTAGATGCATTTAGGCGAATAGAAAAAGGTGATTTAAATCAACCAATTCAACACAATAACGAAGGTGAATTTGGCTATCTGTATAATCGATTTAATAAAATGATTGGTAGATTAAAAGTATTAATTGATCGAAATTATAAACAAACCTTAATGGTACAAAAAGCAGAATTAAAACAATTACAATCGCAGATTAATCCGCACTTCTTATATAACAGTTTTTTTATTTTAAATTCATTAGCTCAAACAGAAGATATCTCCCGTCTAGAACAATTCACCCAAATGCTTGGTGAATATTATAAATTCATTACACGTACTGATGAGAATACCATTGACTTAAAAAATGAAGTTAAACATGCTCGTATGTATACAGATATTCAAAATATGCGCTTTTCTCGCCGAATAAAAGTTGAATTTCAGGAATTGCCAGAAGAATTAAACCAGATCAAAGTACCTAAATTAATTGTCCAACCTATTATTGAAAATGCTTACAAGTATAGTTTAGAAGATAAAACGGAAGCAGGACTTTTAAGTGTCACATTTACAAGCACGGAAAATGAAGTAGAGATCATCATCGAAGATAACGGTGAAAAACTTACAAAAGAAGAGATAGAAAAGTTAGAAGAGCGAATTAAAAATCCTAAAAAGGCGCAAGAAATAACGGGTTTAATAAATATTCATCGTCGATTGGTCCTTAGCTTTGCAAGTGGCAGTGGCTTGTATTTATCACAAAGTGACCTAGGCGGATTGAAGGTAAAGGTTCGGCTTGTATGTAAGGAGGACTATAAACATGTATCGCTTACTAATAGTAGATGA
- a CDS encoding NHL repeat-containing protein: MLIRLRKICLSLLATFVIYSTFCLDMVTVQASADQSSYNYSYWEEAVPAPPAYLPTMVINGHDLGIDTFNIPNDIHVSSEHDIYIADTGNNQVVILNEVFEYKNTIDSFTNEGAQETFSSPEGVYVTNENHVYVADTGNNRVVHLDEKFDLVKIIDAPESEMLSNTFSFRPKKVAVDDAGRTFILSEGVFDGFMEFSVDGYFTTFIGANRVQVDSIDYLWRRFATREQRSQMVMFIPTEFTSLDLDEDGFIYATNIDNTDDVIKKINARGDDILRREGYFDPIGDIDYDRDQGPSRLIDIAVADHGIYSALDSTRGRIFTYNNDGFLMYVFGGLGNKMGEFHTPIAIDRFDEFFLVLDRELGEITVFHSTAYGNSIDEAVRSYEQGDEERAQALYEDITNMNINLEFAYTGIGKALLRKDEFEEAIYHFEQSLDQANYSKAYLLYRNEVLRENFSLMMGIIFLVIGLSIGFSVYRKKSKRKRVS; the protein is encoded by the coding sequence ATGTTAATAAGATTAAGAAAAATATGTCTATCCCTTCTTGCTACTTTTGTTATCTATTCGACGTTTTGTTTAGATATGGTCACTGTTCAAGCAAGTGCAGATCAATCTTCATACAATTACTCATATTGGGAAGAAGCTGTACCAGCGCCTCCCGCCTACTTACCAACAATGGTTATAAATGGACATGATCTTGGGATTGACACCTTTAATATACCGAATGATATTCATGTATCTTCTGAACATGATATTTATATAGCAGATACAGGTAATAACCAAGTTGTTATTTTAAATGAGGTGTTTGAGTATAAAAATACAATTGATTCCTTCACAAATGAAGGTGCACAGGAAACATTTTCGAGTCCTGAAGGTGTATATGTAACAAATGAAAACCATGTCTACGTAGCAGATACAGGTAATAACCGTGTTGTTCATTTAGATGAAAAGTTTGATTTGGTCAAGATTATTGATGCTCCAGAGTCAGAAATGTTGTCCAATACATTTTCTTTTCGACCAAAAAAAGTAGCAGTAGATGATGCGGGCCGAACTTTTATTCTTTCAGAAGGCGTCTTTGATGGATTCATGGAGTTTTCGGTTGATGGTTATTTTACGACGTTTATAGGTGCGAATCGAGTGCAAGTTGACTCAATAGATTATTTATGGCGTCGATTTGCTACTCGTGAACAGCGAAGTCAAATGGTTATGTTTATTCCAACTGAATTTACTAGTTTAGACCTTGATGAAGATGGCTTTATATATGCAACGAATATAGATAATACAGATGACGTGATTAAAAAAATTAATGCAAGAGGCGATGACATTTTAAGAAGGGAAGGCTATTTTGATCCAATCGGTGATATTGATTACGACAGGGATCAAGGACCTTCACGACTAATTGATATTGCTGTTGCTGATCATGGAATTTATTCCGCATTAGATTCAACAAGAGGAAGAATTTTCACCTATAACAATGATGGATTCCTCATGTATGTTTTTGGAGGGTTAGGAAATAAAATGGGTGAATTCCATACTCCGATAGCTATAGACCGATTTGATGAATTTTTTCTTGTATTGGATCGAGAACTTGGGGAGATTACAGTCTTCCATTCAACAGCATATGGTAATTCAATTGATGAAGCGGTAAGGAGTTATGAACAAGGTGATGAAGAAAGAGCGCAAGCATTATATGAAGATATCACCAATATGAATATTAATTTAGAGTTTGCCTACACAGGTATTGGAAAAGCTCTGTTGCGTAAAGATGAATTCGAGGAAGCGATATATCATTTTGAACAGAGTCTTGATCAAGCAAATTATTCTAAAGCTTACCTACTATATCGGAATGAAGTATTACGTGAGAACTTCTCATTAATGATGGGCATTATCTTTTTAGTGATTGGCTTATCGATTGGTTTTTCTGTTTATCGGAAAAAATCAAAAAGAAAGAGGGTGTCTTAA
- a CDS encoding carbohydrate ABC transporter permease translates to MKITSKLTKSLQSYEGQKAFWGFIFVSPWLLGFVFFFLVPLLTSLRYSFSKVEASSSGIQTTFVGLSNYMEAILVNPNFNRQLIESILDIVIDVPLILIFSLFVSVILNQQFLGRSVARSIFFLPVILASGVIINLEAESLVQAINQQQATSGGLSNALGSFELARIMLGAGVNPTIVEYLTGSVGRIYEIVRLSGVQILIFLAGIQTISPSVYEAAKTEGATGYEAFWKITLPMVSPLILVNLVYTIIDSFARSPVTDLILETGFDAFNFGLSSAMAWVYFISIMLILGVSSYIISKKVFYQE, encoded by the coding sequence ATGAAAATCACGAGCAAATTAACAAAATCATTACAGTCATACGAAGGTCAAAAGGCATTTTGGGGATTTATATTTGTTTCACCATGGTTGTTAGGGTTTGTGTTTTTTTTCCTAGTTCCATTACTCACGTCTCTTCGATATAGTTTTAGCAAAGTAGAGGCGAGTTCTTCAGGTATCCAAACAACCTTTGTTGGACTCTCTAATTATATGGAAGCGATTCTTGTTAATCCGAATTTTAATAGGCAATTAATAGAATCTATTTTAGATATTGTTATTGATGTTCCTCTAATATTGATCTTTAGCTTGTTTGTATCTGTAATCTTAAATCAGCAATTTCTCGGTCGCTCTGTTGCACGTTCCATCTTCTTTCTCCCTGTTATCTTAGCTTCAGGCGTCATTATTAATTTAGAGGCAGAAAGTCTTGTGCAAGCAATTAATCAGCAACAAGCTACAAGTGGAGGATTATCGAATGCATTAGGATCGTTTGAATTAGCAAGAATTATGCTGGGAGCCGGTGTTAATCCAACAATCGTAGAGTATCTAACAGGATCAGTAGGGCGAATATATGAAATTGTACGACTTTCTGGTGTCCAGATTTTAATTTTCTTAGCAGGTATTCAAACTATTTCACCATCTGTTTATGAAGCGGCAAAAACGGAAGGTGCAACAGGTTATGAAGCATTCTGGAAAATCACATTACCAATGGTTAGTCCGCTCATTCTTGTAAATCTTGTTTATACCATCATAGATTCATTTGCTAGAAGTCCAGTGACAGATTTGATTTTGGAAACTGGCTTTGATGCCTTCAACTTTGGTCTAAGTTCTGCGATGGCATGGGTCTACTTTATCTCCATTATGTTGATATTAGGCGTTAGCTCCTATATCATTTCGAAAAAAGTTTTCTATCAAGAATAA
- a CDS encoding carbohydrate ABC transporter permease has product MRLFNKRLNRSLPVTTLLFLFLAVFGMFMALPLVYAVNNAFKPLDELFIFPPRFFVRNPTLDNFYDLVAVMGDSWVPISRYFFNTILITVFGTGGHIIFASMAAYPLAKYKFPGSKVIFQIVILALMFSPHVTAIPNYLVMSGLGWIDSYLSLIIPAMAFPLGLFLMKQFMEQIPDAMLEAAKIDGASEFHIFWKIVMPNVKPAWLTLLILQFPILWGTNGGNFIYSEELKTLNYALEQITEAGIARAGVGAAVALILMSVPIILFIVSQSKVIETMSSSGMKD; this is encoded by the coding sequence ATGCGGCTATTTAACAAACGGCTCAACCGTTCATTACCAGTTACGACTTTATTATTCTTATTTTTAGCGGTTTTTGGAATGTTTATGGCATTACCACTTGTTTACGCAGTAAATAATGCTTTTAAACCGTTAGATGAGCTCTTTATTTTTCCACCAAGATTTTTTGTCCGAAATCCAACCTTAGATAACTTTTATGATTTAGTAGCCGTAATGGGTGATTCATGGGTCCCTATTTCACGTTATTTCTTTAATACGATACTGATTACCGTATTTGGTACGGGTGGTCACATTATATTTGCATCAATGGCTGCTTATCCATTAGCAAAATATAAATTTCCAGGTTCAAAAGTTATCTTTCAAATTGTTATTTTAGCTTTAATGTTCTCTCCTCATGTAACAGCAATTCCGAACTATTTGGTAATGTCAGGTCTAGGCTGGATTGATTCCTATCTATCGCTCATTATTCCAGCAATGGCATTCCCGTTAGGATTATTCTTAATGAAGCAGTTTATGGAACAAATTCCAGATGCCATGTTAGAGGCAGCCAAGATTGATGGTGCCAGTGAATTTCATATTTTTTGGAAAATAGTGATGCCTAACGTAAAGCCAGCATGGTTAACGTTACTCATTCTCCAATTTCCAATCCTTTGGGGGACAAATGGTGGAAACTTTATTTATAGCGAAGAATTAAAAACGTTAAATTATGCGTTAGAACAAATTACTGAAGCAGGTATAGCTCGTGCAGGTGTTGGTGCAGCAGTTGCGCTGATTTTAATGAGTGTACCAATTATTCTATTTATTGTTTCCCAAAGTAAAGTAATAGAGACGATGTCAAGCTCAGGTATGAAGGATTAG